The DNA segment GTAGCACATTTCACGGTTGACAGAAATAAACTGGGCGAGGGCATTTCCCAATTCACTGTTTTTAACAACACCAGGCAGCCGGTATGTGAGCGCCTGTATTTTAAGCCCCTGCAGCAGGTCCTTTCCATTGGCGCGTCGGGCGTTGCACCCCAATATGATAGCCGGAAGCCCGTAAGCTTTTCACTGAACACGGCCGTTGCTGCCGGCAAAGGGGTACCCGCCGACCTGTCTTTATCTGTGTACCGGGTAGACGCAATGTCACAACAGGATCCCGGTAGTATCCTCAGCTACCTGTGGCTCAGCTCTGATCTGAAAGGAACTATTGAATCGCCGGAATATTATTTTTCGGCACAAAGCCCGGCAGTGATGGCCGCGCTGGACAACCTGATGCTGGTGCATGGCTGGAGGAGGTTTGACTGGAAGGAGGTATTGAATAATAAGACAGCTTCTTTTGAATATATTCCTGAGTTTGACGGGCATTTTATTACCGGGAAGATCACCCATTCCGGTACCGGCGCTCCTATTGCAGCCGCAAAAACCTATTTATCGGTAGCGGGCACTAAACTGCAATTCTATCCTATGCTCAGTGGTGATAATGGCGCTATGCGGTTTGATGTACGGAATTATTACGGCCCCGGTGAGATCATCCTGCAGGCAGAAGCATTGACAGACAGCAATTATACCATGGATGTGCAAAGCCCTTTTTCAGAAAAGTATACAGTCCATGCGTCTTTCCCGCTCTCCCTCTCGCCCGGGCTTCAACAAACCCTTACAGAAGGGAGCATTAATATGCAGGTTCAAAACGCCTACTTCAGTGAGCGGCTGAGCCAGTTTACTGTACCACAGATAGACACGATGCCCTTTTTCGGAAATGGTTATAAGAAGTACCTGATGGATGATTATGTACGGTTTACCACTACGGAAGAGATCTTGCGGGAATATGTTCCGGATGTTGCCGTAAGAAAAAGCGACGGACAGTTCCAACTGTATATTTTCAACTGGGAAACGGAGCGGCATTATAAGACGAGCCCGCTGGTATTGCTGGACGGCGTTCCGGTAAGTATCCAGAAGATAATGACGTATGATCCTTTAAAGCTGCGCCAGTTGCAGGTAGTTACCGACCGGTATGTTTCCGGTGACTTCACGTATGATGGCATTATCAGTTTCACTACTTATCATGGCGACCTGGATGAGCTGCAGCTCGACACCAAGGCTGTTATACTGGACTATGACGGTCTGCAACTGCAACGCGAATTTTACGCGCCGGTGTATGAAACACCGGAACAGGTGGCCAGCCGCTTACCCGACTTCAGGAATTTGCTGTACTGGTCGCCGGACATACAAACAGACAGCACTGGCAAGGCGATGGTCCGTTTCTTCACCTCGGACCTGAAAGGGAAGTATGTAGCGATATTACAAGGCATTGACAGTAATGGACATGCGGGCAGCTATTCCTTTGAGTTTGAAGTAAAATAACCAGCCTGCAGTTGATCCTGCATTCTATACAATAGATACCCGGAACCTGGCAATTCATGCCAGGTTTTTTATTTACCTGCTTTATCAATTCCTGCACAATTCAGGCAGATGTTCCTGCAATTCATGCAATAACCCTTTAACCGGCTGTGTTTTCGTTTACATCTTTGCGCTGGTTCCCCCCTCCAGTATCACTCCCTGAAAACATTTATCAGTCTGTAATCATTCAATTAAACTATTTATGAAAAGAAAGTTTACGCTCAGTATTATGCTGTTACTGGCGGGCTACCTCGGGGTTTTTGCTACGGGGCCTACCCTGCCAGCTACCAATGGTGGTTTTACGTCCGTGGAAGGCAACAGATTCACTTTTGCCTTCGATAAAGGAAATGGCAATTCCCGGATTGTTGTAGTAAGGGAAGCGGTGAATATCTCCGCATCGCCTGTGAACCAGGTGGATTATACTGCCAATGCGGTTTTTGAAACACCCAATACAGAATTTACGAATGCCGAAGGGTATGTAGTACTCAAAAACAACAGCACCTCCTCTTCCAGGGTAAGTGTTACAGTTACCAACCTTAAACCGAATACCAGGTATTATGTAAGTGTGTTTGACTATAATGGTACCGGCACTGGTACAGAATACCTGACCATTCCTTTGAATGACAGTATCGTTACGAAGGCGGTGCCTACCCAACCAGCACAGGGCATTACTTTTAGTGTAGTGGCCGGCAATAAGGTAACCCTGAAATGGCAGAAAGGGGATGGAGACAAGCGAACAATCATAGCGCGCAAGGGCGCCCCGGTGAATGCCGTGCCGCAGGACTTCAAAGCATACAGGCATATCACCACATTCGGCACCGGGGATGTGATCAACAACGATAATTATGTAGTGTATGATGGAACGGGCGCAGAGGCGACTGTATATGGACTTGAGCCCAATACCACTTATTATTTCTCCATTTTTGAAGCTAATGGTTCTTCCTATCCGGTATACCTGACACCAGGCACTTCCAAGGAGCAACTGACCAATGCAGGACCTACGCAGGCTTCGGGTAATATTACTTTTTACAGTGTTGAAGGCAATAGTTTACAGTTAAACTTTGGACCAGGTAATGGCATGCATCAACTGATCATTGTGCGCAAAGGGCAGGCGGTAACCGCTGTACCTGTCAATGGCCGTACGTACACACCCAATACCGAATTTGGCAAGGGAGAAGCCATTGCCGATAGTCAGTTTGTGATCAATACGCTTCGTGACGACAGAACGGTTACGCATCTTGAGCCAGGCACGATCTATCATTTCCGGGTATATGATTATGATGTAACCAGCAGTGGTTATCCTTATTATCTTACCAGCAGTTATTCGCAAAAAGGAGGCAGTACAGCTACAACTCCCACCGCGCAGGCAAAGAATGCACATTTTGAGAATATAACCGGCAGTTCTGCTATGATCAAGTTCGATGTTGGTGTGGGTGGTGGCAGAAGGCTGGTGGTAATGAAGGAAGGCAGCCCTGTTGATGCTTCGCCTGTTGACCTCGTCAGGTACTCAAACGCCTCTGCTACTTTCCGTTCCGGATACCAGATCACACCGGGCAATTATGTTATGTCAGACGGAATGACCGGAACCGGGCTGACTGTTACCGGTCTTACGCCCGGCGTTACTTATCATGCGGCTGTATTTGAGTTCAGCGGTAATAATGCCCCTATGTATGCAAGGCCTGGCGCAACAGCCGAGGTTACTATTCCCAATGAGCCTACCGCCAAGGCTACCGGCTTTAGCCCCAGTTCACATGAAGGCAACGCCTTCCGGATTAGCTGGACCGGTGGTAATGGCACCCGGCGACTGGTAGTGGCCCGTAAAGGAGCAGCAGTAACAGCATTTCCCCAAGATGGTACTACCTATACACCTGATAACGATTTTGGCGAAGGCCCTATCACCGGTGATGGCCAGTTTGTGGTGCATGATGGAGAAGAAAGGGCGTTTACTTTAAAGAATCTTGAGATCGGCACTGTATATCATTTGGCTATTTTTGAATACAATGTAACAGGTGCTGGTCCGGATTATTTGCTCAGCAGTTTCCTGGCTGGCAGTTCCTCTACCGTGGTTGCCCCTGTTTCACAGGCTACGGTAACTGCCAATAATATACAAGCCAACCAGGCCACTATTAATTATGCTGCAGGAACAGGAGCAGGCAGGATATTTATTATGCGGGCAAACGCACCGGTGAATGTTACACCCCAGGACCTGACGTATTATTCCAATACGAATATCCATTTCGGCACTCCCAGCACCGAGATAGGCACCGGCAATTATATTGTTTACAGAACAGGAGGGACCAGCACTTTTATAGTTACCGATCTTGCTCCCAATACCCAATACCATATTGCCGTATTTGAATTTAACGGCTCATCAGCGCCTGTATACAAGGCCCCGGGCGGTACGCATAGTTTCACAACAGCAGCAGCAGGCATACCACCTCCTACCAGTGCAGGACAAAACCCAAGGTTAAGCATGGTAGACGGCAATAAGTTGACCTTTGCCTGGGATGAAGGCAACGGCGAAAAACGGATGGTAGTGATGCGGCAAGGGGCTGCAGTGAGTTTTACACCGGCCAACGGCAGCACCTATACACAGAATGCTGAATTCAGCAAGGGTACTGACCTGGGCGACGGACAATATATTGTTTATAACAGCAGTAGCGGCGCTGCGCCGGTTACGAATCTTTTACCCAATACAACTTATCATTTCGCCGTGTATGAGTATAATGGAACGGGGACCAATACCAGCTACCTGATGACTCCCCTGACCTACCAGGCAGCATCAGCCAGCACACCAGCAGCAGGCGTTACTGATGTTGCTTCCACGCCAGGCAGTCAGTCAATTGATATAAGCTGGACGAATGGCCCCGGCAAAGGCCGGCTGGTGGTTATGAAGGAAGGCGGTAATGTTACAGTCACTCCGGCCGACCTGACGAAGTATGTTGCTGCTCCCAAATTCAAAGATGGCGTACAGATCGCTCCGGGCGAGTTTGTGGTGTATTCAAACACCGGCAGTTCAGTAACTGTTACCGGACTTGATGCCAATAAGACTTATCATTTCACCATTTTTGAATATAATGGTGCAGATGCGCCGGTTTATAATATTCTGAATAAGTTAAGCAGCAGTGCTACTACCGCCAGCACCTTACCCTTAAAGTGGGCTTATTTTACTGCGAAAGAAAGTAATGAAGGCATTAAGCTGGAATGGGGCACTACTGAAGAGCAGAATACGCATTATTTTGTAGTGGAACGTGGTGAGGCTACTGGTTTCGTTTCACTTGATACCCTGGCAGCCAAAGGCAGCCTGCTCAGTAATCATTACAGTTTTACAGATAAAACCAATACTGCTGCCCGTGTAACCTACCGCGTTAAGCAGGTAGACAACAATACCAGGTTTGAATATTCCAAACAGGTAACGGTAGAGGTGAAGGGGAAGGTTGCAGGCCTGCGGGTGTATCCCAATCCTGCGCAGGGCCAATGCAGGATCAGCCTGCCGGCGGGATTAACCAGGGCTACTGTTCAGTTGTATGATGTGCGGGGTATACTTGTAAAAAGCATACAGGTATCGGATAAACAGGTGATAGGACTGGAAGGTATTGCACCTGGTGTTTACCATGTGGTGGTGAATGATCGCTCTGAACGCTATAGTCAACAGCTCATTGTAAAGTAAGGTTCACATATGAAAACCAAAAAGCCTTTCCGTTAATGGAAAGGCTTTTACTTTTTAAAGGGCTCCCTGTGCGAAGCCCTTTATTTGCTTACTATGCGCCGACCTAAAAAAAACTATTTCTGTATGATGAGTTGCTGCGTTAGCTTTTCATCGCCGGTATTAATGATAACAGAATAGCAACCATTCCGGAGCGTATAAGCGCCTGAAAGCGGAATGACGTTATCGCCTTTCACTACGCTTACCCGCTGCACCATGAGTAACCGGCCCAGGTTATCCATCACGTTAATAGTAATCAGGTGTTTTCTATCTGATGTGATGTTCAGGGTTACGTTTTCACCAGCCGGGTTAGGCGCTATTTTTATGGTCATACCTGTTATCTTTTTGAGGGTGACAGGCAGGATACGACTGTATACAAAGCGGCTGTTAGCGTCCACTTGTTTAAGCCGGTAGTATAGTTTGGCAGGCATTTCGCCCCCCAGGTCATCTGTATAGGTATAGAAAGCCTGGAGCCCCCCCTTGCCGGGTATGTTGGCAACGGCTGTGAAGTTGATGCCGTCCCTACTTCTTTCCAATACATATTCCCTGAAACCGGTTTCATTTTCCACCTGCCAGTGGAGGGATATCCTGTTACCCTCCCCCTTTTCGGCGGTGAATCTTACAATCGTTACGGGCAAGAGCGACATGCCTGCAAAGATGTTTCTCCAGGTTCGGTCCTGGTCAGTAACCATGGTTTCCTGCAAAGGCCCGCGTGCACCCAGCGGGGCCG comes from the Paraflavitalea devenefica genome and includes:
- a CDS encoding T9SS type A sorting domain-containing protein; translation: MKRKFTLSIMLLLAGYLGVFATGPTLPATNGGFTSVEGNRFTFAFDKGNGNSRIVVVREAVNISASPVNQVDYTANAVFETPNTEFTNAEGYVVLKNNSTSSSRVSVTVTNLKPNTRYYVSVFDYNGTGTGTEYLTIPLNDSIVTKAVPTQPAQGITFSVVAGNKVTLKWQKGDGDKRTIIARKGAPVNAVPQDFKAYRHITTFGTGDVINNDNYVVYDGTGAEATVYGLEPNTTYYFSIFEANGSSYPVYLTPGTSKEQLTNAGPTQASGNITFYSVEGNSLQLNFGPGNGMHQLIIVRKGQAVTAVPVNGRTYTPNTEFGKGEAIADSQFVINTLRDDRTVTHLEPGTIYHFRVYDYDVTSSGYPYYLTSSYSQKGGSTATTPTAQAKNAHFENITGSSAMIKFDVGVGGGRRLVVMKEGSPVDASPVDLVRYSNASATFRSGYQITPGNYVMSDGMTGTGLTVTGLTPGVTYHAAVFEFSGNNAPMYARPGATAEVTIPNEPTAKATGFSPSSHEGNAFRISWTGGNGTRRLVVARKGAAVTAFPQDGTTYTPDNDFGEGPITGDGQFVVHDGEERAFTLKNLEIGTVYHLAIFEYNVTGAGPDYLLSSFLAGSSSTVVAPVSQATVTANNIQANQATINYAAGTGAGRIFIMRANAPVNVTPQDLTYYSNTNIHFGTPSTEIGTGNYIVYRTGGTSTFIVTDLAPNTQYHIAVFEFNGSSAPVYKAPGGTHSFTTAAAGIPPPTSAGQNPRLSMVDGNKLTFAWDEGNGEKRMVVMRQGAAVSFTPANGSTYTQNAEFSKGTDLGDGQYIVYNSSSGAAPVTNLLPNTTYHFAVYEYNGTGTNTSYLMTPLTYQAASASTPAAGVTDVASTPGSQSIDISWTNGPGKGRLVVMKEGGNVTVTPADLTKYVAAPKFKDGVQIAPGEFVVYSNTGSSVTVTGLDANKTYHFTIFEYNGADAPVYNILNKLSSSATTASTLPLKWAYFTAKESNEGIKLEWGTTEEQNTHYFVVERGEATGFVSLDTLAAKGSLLSNHYSFTDKTNTAARVTYRVKQVDNNTRFEYSKQVTVEVKGKVAGLRVYPNPAQGQCRISLPAGLTRATVQLYDVRGILVKSIQVSDKQVIGLEGIAPGVYHVVVNDRSERYSQQLIVK